A genomic segment from Sulfolobales archaeon encodes:
- a CDS encoding site-2 protease family protein: MEPLQLILLIVAIELALYGLASSSPQVRRVFERVGLDPIPLGVLLKKRGSADALNIFLGSRRARIFFTIGIPMMVISMALFYIFVYIVGIEFVARFLRAVSSGGETPQSPLIPIIPGITITGEDIIYLLIAIGVSVTIHELGHAIAAKAEGMRIKSYGAGLILFIPLAFVELEEEDLLRGVKTAAGRILSAGIFMNILLFAASAGGIIGITYLAPLAGVSQGIIVEGVEKGSVAEASGVEPGLLLLSINGTPIRGLEDFMRYRQSIASDKGIYLLIEGIYPNGSRYSALIYKPANVTRLGIYLSVAPLALGLSMGALVSINDHGYVRLYWLENVIRALLWISIINISLAVINAAPLYITDGGKFLDIVSPRRLSRPLQAITSAGFILIFALSLINILS; the protein is encoded by the coding sequence TTGGAACCGCTTCAACTGATCCTATTGATAGTCGCTATCGAGCTAGCTCTATATGGGCTTGCATCCTCGTCTCCACAGGTTAGGAGGGTATTTGAAAGGGTCGGCCTCGACCCGATCCCACTAGGTGTTCTTCTTAAGAAGAGAGGCTCAGCCGATGCTCTGAACATCTTCCTAGGATCTAGGAGGGCTAGGATATTCTTCACCATAGGCATACCTATGATGGTTATATCTATGGCTCTATTCTATATATTTGTATATATAGTTGGTATTGAATTCGTGGCTAGGTTTCTAAGAGCTGTTTCCAGCGGTGGTGAGACGCCGCAGTCCCCTCTGATCCCGATTATCCCTGGGATCACGATAACCGGTGAGGATATCATATACCTCCTCATAGCGATAGGTGTGAGCGTAACTATTCATGAGCTGGGGCATGCCATAGCTGCTAAGGCTGAGGGGATGAGGATTAAGAGCTATGGTGCGGGGCTAATACTATTTATACCCCTAGCATTTGTGGAGCTCGAGGAGGAGGATCTGTTGAGGGGCGTTAAGACAGCGGCGGGGAGGATCCTCTCAGCCGGTATATTTATGAATATACTGTTGTTCGCAGCATCAGCAGGGGGTATAATAGGCATCACATACCTCGCCCCCCTAGCAGGGGTTTCACAGGGTATAATAGTTGAGGGTGTTGAGAAGGGCTCTGTAGCTGAGGCCAGCGGTGTCGAGCCAGGGCTTCTACTTCTAAGCATAAATGGAACCCCTATAAGGGGGTTGGAGGATTTTATGAGGTATAGGCAGAGTATAGCCTCTGATAAGGGTATCTACCTATTGATTGAGGGTATATATCCGAATGGATCTAGATATAGCGCTCTAATCTATAAGCCAGCTAATGTCACAAGGCTCGGCATATATCTGAGCGTAGCCCCTCTAGCCCTCGGCCTCTCGATGGGTGCTCTGGTTAGCATCAACGATCATGGCTATGTAAGGCTATACTGGCTTGAAAATGTGATTAGGGCCCTCCTATGGATCTCGATCATAAATATAAGCCTAGCCGTTATAAACGCTGCACCCCTATATATAACCGATGGGGGTAAGTTCCTAGATATAGTATCGCCTAGAAGACTCTCGAGACCCCTCCAGGCTATAACATCCGCAGGGTTTATACTGATCTTCGCCTTATCCCTTATAAA